DNA sequence from the Gallaecimonas pentaromativorans genome:
TCGGTGCGCTGGTAACGCACTCGGTGATGCAGGCGATTCTCCCGGCCTGCCCAGAATTCCATCAGGCTGGGTACCAGCACATAACCGCCCCAATGCGGCGGGCATGGCACGGTATCGCCAAAGCGCGCCTCGGCCTCGGCCAGTTGGCGCTCCAGAACCGAGGCATCGCTAATGGGCTCAGACTGATGCGAGGCCCAGGCACCGAGCTGCGAGCCTCGGGGGCGGGAGGCAAAATAAGCCTCTGAGTCGCTACGCGGCAGCTTGGTGACCAAGCCCTGTACCCGCACCTGGCGGGCCAGATGAGGCCAGTAAAAATTTAGGCTGGCCCGCGGGTCGGCCGCTAGCTCAAGACCCTTGTGGGACTGGTAGTTGGTAAAAAACTGCAGGCCCTGCTCGCTTATCCCCTTTAAAAGCACGATGCGGCTTTGGGGAAAGCCGTCCAGCCCCTGGGTACAGAGGGTCATGGCGTTGACTTCCAGCCAGTCCACCGGGGCGCTGTCTTTGGCTTCGTCAAACCAATGGCCAAATTGTTTGAGGGGGTTGGGGTCCAGTTCGGTAAGGGGGGCGTGGCGGAACACCCGGCGCATGGCATCAATGCTCATCATGACTCCAAAGAAAAAAGGCAGTCCAAAGACTGCCTTAGCTTACTGCACCAGACCTTGCAGCACATCAAAGAAGCGCGCCAGCTCCTCGGTGGTGTTGTAGTGCATGCACCCCACTCGCACTATGCCACTCTCCTCCAGCCCCAGTTGGCGCACCAGGCCCAGGGCATAGAAGTTACCATCGCCAAGACAAATACCGGCCGCCGCCATGGCTTCGGACACCGCTCTGTTAGCCACACCTTCTAGGGTAAAGGCGAAAGTGGGGGTGCGCTCGGCAAGGCGGGCCGGGTCGGTAATGCCAAAGATGCGAAGCCCAGGCACGGTCGCGGCGCGTTCCAAAAAGTACTGGCTGAGCTGCATTTCATGCTGCTTGCTGGCGCTATAGGTGGCCGCCAGGCGCTGGCGCCGGGGCAAGTCGGGGCTCAGGCCACTGAGCTCGGCCAGATGCTCGACCGTCGCCACGAACCCAGCCAAGGCTTCAAAGCTCTGGGTGCCGGTTTCAAACTTGTTCGGCGCAAGGTTGGTGGCAGGCTCCACCTTATATGGGGTGATGGCGTCTAGCAGCTGGTGGCGGCCAAAAACCATCCCCAGGTGCGGGCCAAAGAACTTGTAGCTGCTACACGCCAGGAAATCGCAACCGATGGCCTGCACGTCCACCAGTTCATGGGGGGTAAAGTGCACGGCATCGACCCACACCAGCGCCCCCACCTTATGGGCCGCTTCCACCACCTTTTTGACATCGACGATAGAGCCGGTGGTGTTGGAGGCGTGGGTCAGGGCCACCAGCTTGGTGCGCGGCGACAGCTTGGCAAAGAGCGCCTGGTAATCGAGGGTGCAATCGGCCTCGACCAGCGGCACTTGGTGCACAGTGGCGCCTTTGTCGGCGGCAGCCTGCGCCCAGGACGACACGTTGGAGTAGTGGTCCAATGCGGTGACGATAACCTCGTCCCCGGCTTGCCAGCCGCGGCTGATGGCGCGGCTCATGGCAAAGGTCAGGGTGGTCATGTTGGGGCCGAAGATGATTTCATCGCTGCTGGCCGCGCCCAATAAATCCCGGGCGGCGGCTCGCGCTTCGCTCATTACGGCGGTGGTTTTTTTCGACGAGAAATAGGCGCCGCCCAGGTTGGCATTAAAGCGGCCCAGGTAGTCGGTCATGGCCGCCAGCACCGAGCTTGGTACCTGGGCGCCGCCGGGGCCGTCCAGGAAGATGGGGGTCAGGCCGTCTACTTGCTGATTAAGGGCGGGGAATTTTTCACGCAGGGCTGCAATATTCACAACTGGGTTTCCGTTCACGTCAAGGCGGCGCCAGTGTAAAGAGCCCCTTCGGGCAAGTCCAGCCTGGGGCTGTGCGGGGCGTCACCTTTCAGAACGGTTGCTGCTGCCAGCGGGACAACACATCCCCAAGATCGGCATTGGCGGTCAGCCCTGGCCGGGCAGGCAGAGGCTCACCTTTCACCTGCCAGGCGGCTTTGGGATCAAGGTCGGCCAGCACGTCATCTTGAATAAAGCGGGCATCCTCGGCGCGGCCCAATTGCGGCTCGGGGTCGAGGCAGTCAAACAACCTGGCGGCCACCATGCCCTGCTGGTGAAACACCTCAGACAGGGCGACGGAGCGGGCCGGGGTACGGGCATCGGCGCCAAAGGGCCTTTTAGGAGCTGTGTCCAGCGCGCCTTTTGGCAAGCCCTGTTGCAACTCGGGGCTGGCAATGCCGGGCTTTTCCAACAAATCGTTGCCCAACATCGCCAGCAGCAGTGCAAAATCCGAACGCTGACCAGACGCCACCGCTGACGCCAGTTGGGGCGCCAGGGTTAGTTCGTCTTGGAAGGCAAGGCCGTTGATTTGCACAGAAAATCATCATTTAACAGGGTTAAACCCTATATCGGCCGCTAAACCGGGATTTTTAGCAAATTTCTTCCTTTACATCAGATCGGATTTTGGTAGTATGGCGGCGCATCGGCGGTGGGGTTCCCGAGCGGCCAAAGGGATCAGACTGTAAATCTGACGGCTCAGCCTTCGAAGGTTCGAATCCTTCCCCCACCACCATCCTTTACAACGAAAGTGGCTCAAGCGGCGGCTTTCCATATACCGAACCCGGTGGGGTTCCCGAGTGGCCAAAGGGATCAGACTGTAAATCTGACGGCTCAGCCTTCGAAGGTTCGAATCCTTCCCCCACCACCATATATGCCGCCTTTGGGGCGGCTTTTTTTTTGGGTTATACTGCCCGCCCTTTTGCGACTAAGGCTTTGTCAGTGGAACTTCAGGAACTCACCGATCAGTTGGTTGCCCGCTACCAGGAAGGCCTGGAAATGTGGCAGTACAACCACGAAACCGAAGCCGGCCAGTTTACTGGCAGCTTTCTGGTGCATCGTGATTGGGAAACCCTGACCACCACCGAGCCCGGCAGCTGGCTGGCGTGCCTCATTTATTGCCTGGAAGTGGCCGCCGTGGTGCGCCTGGCTAACGAACTGCCAGGCCTCGGCACCCTGCCCGACGCCAAGCAATTGGAGCTTGCCGCTCTTATCAGCGAAGCGGAAATGAGCGCGGCGCTGCTTCGCGCCCTGCCCCAAGGCTTTGGCGACGATCACCCCAAGGGTGACGAAGAGCGCGAGTTTATTCCTGACGAAGCCCACGAGATGCTGGACATACTGGTGCGCCTAGCCGACTCGGCCCCCGAGGAGCACCAGCACGACGGCGACTCCTTTATCTGCCTGATGGACACTTTGCAGTCCGGCGCCGTGGATTTTGCCGCCCAGTACGTGGCCGAAGACAGCAATATGATGCAGCCAAGCCTCGGGGCCAGCGCCATTTTGCAAGACATGCTGGTGGAAATGACGGTGCTGGACCAAGACTACGTAGCCCAGCGGCTACTGACCTTTATCCAGCGCTTTTGTAACCCGCTGCTCACCGCCCAGCGCCTGGAAATGCTCACCGAAATGATGGGCAAACCCACCAAAGCTCCTATGGGCCGCCTGCACTAAAACACAGGTAAGCAACAGCGGACCTTGCGCCCCCTGGTTAAAAGTTCAACAATGAGAAGAACTTACCCAGGGGGATAACATGAAGACAACAGCCCTAGCCTTGCTCGGCAGCACCCTGTTGCTCAGCGCCTGTACCTCAACCAACCCTTGTGAACGTATTGTCGAAATGAGCGACCAGGCCCGGCGCTGCGATATGATGCGCCGCAACATGGACAACCTCAAAGACAACCCCCAGTTGATGAGCGCCGCCAAAGAGCGTTATCAGCAAGAATGCGTCAACTTCCTTTACTACCAAGAGAACTTTTCCGACGAAGAGCTCAAGTGTCTGAGCCCGGAAGAGAAGAAGGCATTGCGCACTCGCAGCCAGCAAAAGTAGCTGGTAACCTTCAGCCATCTGAAGGAGGAAAAGCGCGATGTCTCAAACCATTATCAACACCCAAGACGCTCCGGCGGCCATTGGCCCTTATGTGCAGGCCCGCCGCGTGGGGCCATTCCTTTATACGTCCGGGCAGATCCCCATCGACCCTAAAACCGGTGACGTAGTCGAGGGTATCGAAGCCCAGACCGAGCAGGCCCTTAACAACCTGCTGGCCATTCTCAAAGCCGCCGGTTTCGACAAAGAGCACGTGCTCAAAACCACGGTCTTTATCAAGGATATGAACCAGTTCGCCACCATCAACGGCATCTATGAGCGTTTCTTTGGCGACCACAAGCCAGCCCGCAGCTGCGTGGAAGTGGCGCGCCTGCCCAAAGACGTGCTGGTAGAAGTCGAGGCAGTAGCCTACGGCGAGTAAAAGAGGCGGCCCAGGCCGCCTTTCATCGCCGCCGGTAACGGCGGCCTGTGTTACCCTAGCCTCACCATTTAGCGATACTCCTAGCCATGAAAATTATCTCATTCAACATCAATGGCCTGCGCGCCCGCCTTCATCAACTGCAAGCCCTTATCGACAAGCACCAGCCCGATATCATCGGCCTGCAGGAAACCAAGGTGCATGATGACCAATTCCCGCTGGAAGAGGTTCGCGCCATGGGTTACGAGGTGCACTTTCATGGTCAAAAAGGCCACTACGGCGTGGCTATGCTCTCCAAGCAGTCGCCGGTATCGGTGCAAAAAGGCTTCCCCACTGATGGGGAAGAAGCCCAGCGCCGCATGATCATCGGCCGTTTCACCTTGCCGGACGGCAGCCCGCTGACGGTGCTGAACGGTTACTTCCCGCAAGGGGAAAACCGCAGCCACGAGCTGAAATTCCCGGCCAAGGAAAAGTTCTACGCCGATTTGATGCACTATCTTGAGCAGCACCACAGCCCCGATGAGGCGGTGGCGATCATCGGTGACATGAACATCTCCTGCACCGACTTAGACATCGGTATCGGTGAAGCCAACGCCAAGCGCTGGCTCAAAGAAGGCAAGTGCTCGTTCCTGCCCGAAGAGCGCCAGTGGATGGACAAACTGCTGGGCTGGGGTCTGGTGGATACCTTCCGCGCCGAGCACCCCGACACCGCCGACCGCTACTCCTGGTTTGACTACCGCTCCAAGGGCTTTGACGACAACCGTGGCCTGCGTATCGACCTGGTACTGGCCACCCGCCCCCTGGCTCAAAAGGCGGTGGAGACCGGCATCGACTACGAGCTGCGCGGCATAGAGAAACCCTCGGACCACGCCCCCATCTGGACCACCTTCAAGGTCTGAACAAAGCCGGTCGCCAGACCGGCTTTTTAACCTAAGGGCCATCTCAAGGACAGCATTTGTGACCGCATCAACCAAGGCAACTATGGACACCCTGACGCTTTTTATCGTTATCACCCTGGCAGCCGGCGCCATGATGCCGCTGCAGGCCGGTATCAATGCCCAACTGGCCGCCAACACCGGCGGCGCTATATGGGCCGCCTTTATCAGCTTTGGGGTAGGCACCTTGGTGCTGGCCCTATACCTGCTTTTGACCCGCCAAGGGGTGCCCAGCGCCGGCGCCTTGGCCGCCCTGCCCTGGTGGCAATGGAGCGGCGGCCTGCTGGGGGCCTTTTTCGTGGCGGTGGCGGCTTTTGTGGCGCCGCGGCTGGGGGCGGCGGCCTTTATCGGTTTTCTGGTGGCCGGGCAAATGCTGGCATCCTTGCTGCTGGACCATCAAGGCTGGGTGGGTTACCTGCAAAAGGAAATCAACCCTTACCGCATCGCCGGCGCCCTGCTGGTCATTGGTGGCGTGGTGCTTATTCGCCGCAATTAATCGCCGATAAGCTGGGTGTCTTGTTCGGTATGCAAGAACAGCCACAACAGCTTTTGGCTGGCTGACCAGAAGGCGTGGCCATACTCTAAGGGTGATTTGAAAAACGGCGCCGCATCAATACTTTGAAAATCCACAGGCACCTCGGTAATGGCCCGGCGCACCGCGCCGTTACCGATGAGGTTAAATAGCTGCGGGTCGGGAGGCGCCAGGGTATCGGCGTGGCATTGGGGCAGCTTGTCGAGCCCGACCTCGGCAAAAAACCACCAGCCGTGGCTGCCGTTATCGGAGACAAAACAAGTATGAAGCGGGGACAACTCCCCTAGATTGACGTAGCGGGGCAAAACAGTGGACATAGAACCCTCCTTGGTTTCCAAGGCCACAGTCTGCCCAAAATGGCTGCGAAAAAAAACCCGCCTTTCGGCGGGTTTTTCATATCAGAACGAGGTGCGGCGGTAATTGCGATAGCGCGGCAACCAGAAGTTCTTCTCGATAGCGGCGATCAGCGCCTCGTCAGAGGTGGTGAGTGCGACGTCATCGTCCTGAGCCTGTTTGGCCACAGCCAGGGCAATGTACTTGCTCACTTCCTGGATGTCGGATACCAGCGGCAGTACCGGGCCTGAGCCCTCGTTGGCAAGCGGTGAGCAGTCAGCCAGTGCCCTGGAGGCAGCCATCAGCATGTTGTCGGTCACCCGTTTGGCTTTGGCCGCCAGAACTCCAAGGCCGATGCCAGGGAAGATGTAGGAGTTGTTGCACTGGGCAATGGCCACCTTCTCGTCGCCTACCAGGGCAGGGGCAAAAGGGCTGCCTGTAGCGACCATGGCTTTGCCGTCGGTCCAGTTAAGGATCTCCTGGGGCGTGGCTTCCACCCGCGAGGTGGGATTGGACAGCGGCATCACAAACGGACGCTCGCAGCCGGCCAGCATGGTTTTGATAACTTCTTCGGTAAAGAGACCGCGCTGGCCGGACACCCCGACAAGGATGCTGGGTTTGGCGTTTTTGATCACTTCCAGCAGGGAAATGTTGTCCCCTTCGGTCTCCCAGCTGTCCAGCAGATCAACGTGCTGAGACAGGCGGCTTTGGAAGTTCATCAGGTTGGGCATGTCGCTGGTCAGAAGGCCCCAGCGGTCCACCATGAACACCCGGGCGCGGGCCTCGGCTTCGGTCAGGCCTTCGGTCTGCATGGCCGCCACGATTTGCTCGGCAATGCCGCATCCGGCGCTACCGGCGCCCAGAAACACCACTTTCTGGTCTTTGAGCAGCTCGCCTTTGGCCTTACAGGCAGCCCACAGGGTGCCGACGGTCACGGCAGCAGTGCCCTGGATATCGTCGTTGAAGCAGCACAGATCGTCTTTGTAGCGTTCCAGCAGCGGCATGGCGTTGGCTTGGGCGAAGTCTTCAAACTGCAACAGGGCATTGGGCCAGCGGCGTTTTACCGCCTGGATGAAGGTTTCGACGAAGGCGTAGTACTCGTCACCGCTGATGCGGTTTTGACGGCGGCCCATGTACATGGGGTCGTCCAGCAGATCGGGGTTGTTGGTACCCACGTCCAGTACCACCGGCAAGGTATAAGCCGGGCTGATACCGCCACAGGCGGTGTACAGGGACAATTTACCGATGGGAATGCCCATGCCACCAATACCTTGGTCGCCAAGGCCGAGGATCCGCTCACCGTCGGTCACCACGATGATCTTCACATTCTGCTTGGTGGCGTTTTGCAGGATATCGTCGATATGGTCTTTATCTTCGTAGGATATAAAGAGGCCACGGTGAGTACGGTAGATTTTGGAAAATTCCTGGCAAGCCTGGCCCACTGTAGGGGTGTAGATAATCGGCATCACCTCTTCGAGGTGCTCTTCCAGCAGGCGATAGAACAGGGTCTCGTTGTTGTCCTGAATGGAGCGCAAGTAAACGTGCTTGTCCAGATCAGAGGTGCAGCTGCAGAACTGGGCATAGGCCCGCTCTTTTTGTTCTTCAATGGTTTCAACATACTGCGGCACCAGGCCCAGCAAGTTGAAATGAATGCGCTCTTCCTGGGTAAAGGCACTGCCTTTATTGAGCAGGGGGGACTCCAGCAGGGCCGGGCCCGCGTAGGGGATGTACAGAGGGCGTTTCGGGCTTTGGCTCATTGATTAATCCTTCGGTACTGGGCGGGGGCGGCCAGCATCGTCGATGGCAACATAGGTGTAAGTGGCTTCGGTTACGCAATAACGTCCGGCATTTTCATCGCGCAGCAGCGGCTTGATCCACACTTCGAGTTTTATGGTCATGGAAGTCCGGCCGATGCGGGTACATTCACCATAGACGCAAACCACATCGCCAACCTTGACCGGTTGATGAAAGGTCATCCCTTCAACGGCAACGGTGGCAATACGGCCTTTGGCGATTTCGGTAGCGAGCATGCCGCCACCAAGGTCCATTTGGGACATGATCCAGCCGCCGAAAATGTCACCGTTTTGGTTGGTGTCGGCAGGCATGGTCTGGGTACGGATGATGAGATCCCCACTGGGATGGCGTTTGGCGTCGGTCATACAGCACTCCTCAAAAGAGGCTGTTAACTATACCGATATCAATGGCTTTTGACTACGTTCACTCGGTCCGACCAAAGGCCTTGTCGCCCTTGCTGAAAGCTTGCTCCATGGCCAGCGCCAGCTCCAGGTAACGGGCGCCCTCAAGCTTGACGCTGGGCTTGATGCCCTGGCCTTTCATGCGCTCGGAAAGCTGGGCCAACCAGTGCCGGTCGCCGGGGCTAAGAGGTTTGCGCCCCTCCCTGCCCAGCCACAGCAAGCCTTGCAGCGGCAGGCTCAGCATCAGCAGCGCCATCATGCCCTGTAGTGGGCTCAGGCTTTGGTGGTTGAGGTTAAAACTGACCAGCAACCAGGCAAAGGTCATGCCCGGCAAATAATAAAGCAAGCCTTTGGCGAGCAGCACCGTCTGGGTAAGGGGAAAACGCAGCATCAGGGAGCGACGCACCGGCCAGTGCTTGAGCAGACGGTAACCATCTCGAACCAGTTCCCACATGGCGGGGCCTCCTGATACAACCTTATAAGAAGCAGACACTCTACTTCCTCACACTAGCACGACTCAACGGATTTTGGGCGGCCAAACAGGCAAGGTTCAAATGCGTAACCTGTGATCTGCCGCCACGGCTTTACACCCCAGACGCAAGTCGAATAGCCAACAGGGGCAGCTTTGTGGCTTATGAATAGTTAAGCTTTCCCCCATACAACCATAAGAACCGGCTTTGCAGGCCGGTCAGCAGAAACGATGCAGCATAGAAAGGACATTCCATGACCAAGCCACTGTTGCTGGTTCCCCTTTGCACCGGTGTCGCCCAAACCTCCCTGAGCCTGGGGCTGGTGCACGCCTTGCAGCGGCAAGGCATCCGGGTTGGCTTTGGTAAGCTGATGCCCGCCGAGCGTGTCGATAAAGACCGGACCCTGGCCATCATGGCAAAGCTGGTAGAAAGCCCCGCGGCACTGGTTATCGACGATCTGGCACCTCTGGCCAGCCTGACAAAGCAGCTAACGGCCTTAACCGAAACCTCGCCTCTCCCCCTTATCATCGCCGGGCTTCCGGCCATCGACGGCGGCGCCAATCCGCTGAACCTGGAGCTGGCCAACGCCTTGGGACTAGATGTGCTGTTGCTGGGCAACGGCGCTCCGGCGAGCAAACTCCTTCCCCGTATTGAAAAGGTGCTGACCCAGCTTTCGAGCAGCCAGGTACAAGGGCTGGTACTGAACCAGTGGCCGGCCGATAACAGCGACGGGCCCATCAGTAAACTGGGCCAGGGTAGCCAGAG
Encoded proteins:
- the pdxH gene encoding pyridoxamine 5'-phosphate oxidase; protein product: MSIDAMRRVFRHAPLTELDPNPLKQFGHWFDEAKDSAPVDWLEVNAMTLCTQGLDGFPQSRIVLLKGISEQGLQFFTNYQSHKGLELAADPRASLNFYWPHLARQVRVQGLVTKLPRSDSEAYFASRPRGSQLGAWASHQSEPISDASVLERQLAEAEARFGDTVPCPPHWGGYVLVPSLMEFWAGRENRLHHRVRYQRTDNKWQLQWLQP
- a CDS encoding cysteine desulfurase-like protein, yielding MNIAALREKFPALNQQVDGLTPIFLDGPGGAQVPSSVLAAMTDYLGRFNANLGGAYFSSKKTTAVMSEARAAARDLLGAASSDEIIFGPNMTTLTFAMSRAISRGWQAGDEVIVTALDHYSNVSSWAQAAADKGATVHQVPLVEADCTLDYQALFAKLSPRTKLVALTHASNTTGSIVDVKKVVEAAHKVGALVWVDAVHFTPHELVDVQAIGCDFLACSSYKFFGPHLGMVFGRHQLLDAITPYKVEPATNLAPNKFETGTQSFEALAGFVATVEHLAELSGLSPDLPRRQRLAATYSASKQHEMQLSQYFLERAATVPGLRIFGITDPARLAERTPTFAFTLEGVANRAVSEAMAAAGICLGDGNFYALGLVRQLGLEESGIVRVGCMHYNTTEELARFFDVLQGLVQ
- a CDS encoding VC2046/SO_2500 family protein — encoded protein: MQINGLAFQDELTLAPQLASAVASGQRSDFALLLAMLGNDLLEKPGIASPELQQGLPKGALDTAPKRPFGADARTPARSVALSEVFHQQGMVAARLFDCLDPEPQLGRAEDARFIQDDVLADLDPKAAWQVKGEPLPARPGLTANADLGDVLSRWQQQPF
- a CDS encoding RidA family protein; this translates as MSQTIINTQDAPAAIGPYVQARRVGPFLYTSGQIPIDPKTGDVVEGIEAQTEQALNNLLAILKAAGFDKEHVLKTTVFIKDMNQFATINGIYERFFGDHKPARSCVEVARLPKDVLVEVEAVAYGE
- the xthA gene encoding exodeoxyribonuclease III, producing MKIISFNINGLRARLHQLQALIDKHQPDIIGLQETKVHDDQFPLEEVRAMGYEVHFHGQKGHYGVAMLSKQSPVSVQKGFPTDGEEAQRRMIIGRFTLPDGSPLTVLNGYFPQGENRSHELKFPAKEKFYADLMHYLEQHHSPDEAVAIIGDMNISCTDLDIGIGEANAKRWLKEGKCSFLPEERQWMDKLLGWGLVDTFRAEHPDTADRYSWFDYRSKGFDDNRGLRIDLVLATRPLAQKAVETGIDYELRGIEKPSDHAPIWTTFKV
- a CDS encoding DMT family transporter → MTASTKATMDTLTLFIVITLAAGAMMPLQAGINAQLAANTGGAIWAAFISFGVGTLVLALYLLLTRQGVPSAGALAALPWWQWSGGLLGAFFVAVAAFVAPRLGAAAFIGFLVAGQMLASLLLDHQGWVGYLQKEINPYRIAGALLVIGGVVLIRRN
- a CDS encoding NAD-dependent malic enzyme; the encoded protein is MSQSPKRPLYIPYAGPALLESPLLNKGSAFTQEERIHFNLLGLVPQYVETIEEQKERAYAQFCSCTSDLDKHVYLRSIQDNNETLFYRLLEEHLEEVMPIIYTPTVGQACQEFSKIYRTHRGLFISYEDKDHIDDILQNATKQNVKIIVVTDGERILGLGDQGIGGMGIPIGKLSLYTACGGISPAYTLPVVLDVGTNNPDLLDDPMYMGRRQNRISGDEYYAFVETFIQAVKRRWPNALLQFEDFAQANAMPLLERYKDDLCCFNDDIQGTAAVTVGTLWAACKAKGELLKDQKVVFLGAGSAGCGIAEQIVAAMQTEGLTEAEARARVFMVDRWGLLTSDMPNLMNFQSRLSQHVDLLDSWETEGDNISLLEVIKNAKPSILVGVSGQRGLFTEEVIKTMLAGCERPFVMPLSNPTSRVEATPQEILNWTDGKAMVATGSPFAPALVGDEKVAIAQCNNSYIFPGIGLGVLAAKAKRVTDNMLMAASRALADCSPLANEGSGPVLPLVSDIQEVSKYIALAVAKQAQDDDVALTTSDEALIAAIEKNFWLPRYRNYRRTSF
- the yciA gene encoding acyl-CoA thioester hydrolase YciA; translation: MTDAKRHPSGDLIIRTQTMPADTNQNGDIFGGWIMSQMDLGGGMLATEIAKGRIATVAVEGMTFHQPVKVGDVVCVYGECTRIGRTSMTIKLEVWIKPLLRDENAGRYCVTEATYTYVAIDDAGRPRPVPKD
- a CDS encoding DUF412 domain-containing protein, coding for MWELVRDGYRLLKHWPVRRSLMLRFPLTQTVLLAKGLLYYLPGMTFAWLLVSFNLNHQSLSPLQGMMALLMLSLPLQGLLWLGREGRKPLSPGDRHWLAQLSERMKGQGIKPSVKLEGARYLELALAMEQAFSKGDKAFGRTE